In one window of Vulpes vulpes isolate BD-2025 chromosome 1, VulVul3, whole genome shotgun sequence DNA:
- the RPL24 gene encoding large ribosomal subunit protein eL24 has product MKVELCSFSGYKIYPGHGRRYARTDGKVFQFLNAKCESAFLSKRNPRQINWTVLYRRKHKKGQSEEIQKKRTRRAVKFQRAITGASLADIMAKRNQKPEVRKAQREQAIRAAKEAKKAKQASKKTAMAAAKAPTKAAPKQKIVKPVKVSAPRVGGKR; this is encoded by the exons ATGAA GGTCGAGCTGTGCAGTTTCAGTGGGTACAAGATTTACCCCGGACATGGCAGGCGCTACGCCAGGACCGACGGGAAG GTCTTCCAGTTTCTTAACGCAAAATGCGAGTCGGCCTTCCTTTCCAAGAGGAACCCTCGGCAGATCAACTGGACTGTCCTCTACAGAAGAAAGCACAAAAAGGGACAGTCG gaagaaattcaaaagaaaagaacccGCCGTGCAGTCAAATTCCAGAGGGCCATCACTGGGGCATCTCTTGCTGATATAATGGCTAAGAGGAATCAGAAACCTGAAGTTAGGAAGGCTCAACGAGAACAGGCCATCAG GGCTGCCAAGGAAGCAAAAAAGGCTAAGCAAGCATCTAAAAAGACAGCAATGGCTGCTGCTAAG GCTCCCACAAAGGCAGCACCTAAGCAAAAGATTGTGAAGCCTGTGAAGGTTTCCGCACCCCGAGTTGGTGGAAAACGCTAA